GCCATAAATGGTTACATTGCCATCGTGATTTATTTGCTTACACAATTCATTGATTTTCTTCTGGTTGTTGGGATCTTGTTCCCCTATTTCGTGGTAAATGACCAGTAGTTTATATCCGTTTTGCTGCAGAAATTTTTCTGCCATATTTTGTCCTGAGGAATCGGTGAAAATAAAATCTTTAATGGGAGGTACGTAGCCTTTTTTAACGAGTTTGTTTCTGGTTTCCTGCCATTGCCATTTTTCATCCATCGGGATGTTATCAATATCAAACTCCTGAATTTTTCCTGTTTCTGAGTTTTTATAAATCAAAACTGTTTCGTAAACGGGACCATGTTTCCCGGGAGGTATGGTCATTTTTTCGGTAATGTCAGTTCCTTTTTTAAAAGGAAGGAAGTCGATCGGTGGCAGATACATCAGGGAGAAAATGCATAAAAGAATGATAGCCAGCAGGCTTGCAAAGGTAAAAAACCATTCAGCGCGTAAAAACGGCCTGATTTGATTTTTTTTGAAGAATATGATGAGTGTGGGAATCATCAGGAAAATGTTTTTATAGAAAGTTTCCCAGTTGGTCAGTTTAATGGCATCGCCAAAACAACCGCAGTCGCTGACCGGATTTTCAATTGCCAGATAGAATGTCAAAACGGTAA
The Sphingobacteriales bacterium genome window above contains:
- a CDS encoding DoxX family protein, whose protein sequence is MKTGRIILTISQIIIGLTFIFSGFVKAVDPMGTMIKVDEYLIAFNMEWLKSISVVLAVLLCSYEFPLGVSILLGLKGRLMSWLLLLIMSFFTVLTFYLAIENPVSDCGCFGDAIKLTNWETFYKNIFLMIPTLIIFFKKNQIRPFLRAEWFFTFASLLAIILLCIFSLMYLPPIDFLPFKKGTDITEKMTIPPGKHGPVYETVLIYKNSETGKIQEFDIDNIPMDEKWQWQETRNKLVKKGYVPPIKDFIFTDSSGQNMAEKFLQQNGYKLLVIYHEIGEQDPNNQKKINELCKQINHDGNVTIYGITSTSNQLLGNFFKKWNPPYPIYHADIVLLEMMIRSNPGLILFKDNVIIAKWPWRKVPDWEKFSKTLYK